A genomic stretch from Ovis canadensis isolate MfBH-ARS-UI-01 breed Bighorn chromosome 5, ARS-UI_OviCan_v2, whole genome shotgun sequence includes:
- the LOC138441655 gene encoding olfactory receptor 10H1-like — protein MAAILKLNYTSVTEFILIGFSTFPHLQLMFFLLFLLMYLFTLLGNLFIMVTVWREHSLHTPMYLFLCALSISEVLYTFAIIPRMLADLLSTDRSISFRACASQMFFSFTPGFTHSFLLTVMGYDRYVAICHPLRYNVLMSPRGCACLVAWSWAGGLVVGLVVTSSIFQLTFCGSNEIHYFGCHVPPLLKLACGTEVQIVAKGVGLVCIAALLGCGLLILLSYAFIVAAILRIPSAEGRHKAFSTCASHLTVVVVHYGFASVIYLKPKGPQSLEGDTLMGITYTVLTPFLSPIIFSLRNKELKIAMKKTFLSKLYPSSV, from the coding sequence ATGGCTGCCATTCTGAAGCTAAATTACACCTCAGTGACTGAATTCATCCTCATCGGCTTCTCCACCTTCCCCCACCTTCAGCTGATGTTCTTCCTGCTCTTCCTGCTGATGTACCTGTTCACGCTGCTGGGGAACCTGTTCATCATGGTCACCGTCTGGAGGGAGCACagcctccacacccccatgtacctCTTCCTGTGCGCCCTCTCCATCTCCGAGGTCCTCTACACCTTCGCCATCATCCCGCGCATGCTGGCCGACCTGCTCTCCACTGACCGCTCCATCTCCTTCAGGGCCTGTGCCAGCCAGATGTTCTTCTCCTTCACGCCCGGCTTCACCCACTCCTTCCTGCTCACCGTCATGGGCTACGACCGCTACGTGGCCATCTGCCACCCCCTGCGCTACAACGTGCTCATGAGCCCCCGGGGCTGCGCCTGCCTGGTGGCCTGGTCCTGGGCTGGAGGCTTAGTTGTTGGGCTAGTGGTGACATCTTCCATTTTCCAACTCACTTTCTGTGGGTCTAATGAAATTCACTATTTTGGCTGCCATGTGCCACCTCTTCTGAAGTTGGCCTGTGGAACTGAAGTGCAAATAGTCGCCAAGGGCGTGGGCCTGGTGTGTATCGCCGCCCTGCTGGGCTGTGGTCTCCTCATCCTGCTCTCTTATGCCTTCATCGTGGCCGCCATCTTGAGGATCCCTTCAGCCGAGGGCCGGCACAAAGCCTTCTCCACGTGTGCGTCCCACCTCACCGTGGTGGTCGTGCACTACGGCTTTGCCTCTGTCATCTACCTCAAGCCCAAGGGTCCCCAGTCTCTGGAAGGAGACACGCTGATGGGCATCACCTACACAGTCCTCACTCCCTTCCTGAGCCCCATCATCTTCAGTCTCAGGAACAAGGAGCTGAAGATCGCCATGAAAAAGACCTTCCTCAGCAAGCTGTACCCCTCCAGCGTCTGA